From one Triticum urartu cultivar G1812 chromosome 3, Tu2.1, whole genome shotgun sequence genomic stretch:
- the LOC125548236 gene encoding uncharacterized protein LOC125548236, with the protein MASASPSWVILGSVPRVSAADADLPQGADLSLALPAAPRVALLTIPPRIFPGRTTSRSFPSVLAVDASGLLLLHADQGPAKGPTVIDLPSRREFLWLPTVAGYFLLDAKSASALPLPNPEDVMHPGHLGLIASPADAGHYMVAELQMILGGDRADLLCFSSEAGEWVTKDVRYPLPSRPLSPNGVVSHSGRLWWVDLSWCLLTCDPFADAPALRVVPLPEGKALKSKEAWGLLDKYRCVAVSGAKLRFVDMYRNLNSGGSVQISVWTLADPDSTEWTLESEATFAEIWDDASYKATGLPRKIPVLALIHPTNPDVVYFFLDEHLFGVDVRARKVMECEVYELVQPPREHVTTRFVHAWQLPQALCSGSAKETEDGVKEELQQLQL; encoded by the exons ATGGCTTCCGCCTCGCCGTCGTGGGTCATCCTGGGCAGCGTGCCGCGGGTGTCGGCCGCCGACGCCGACCTCCCCCAGGGCGCCGACCTCTCCCTCGCGCTGCCGGCGGCCCCCCGCGTCGCGCTCCTCACCATCCCCCCGCGCATCTTCCCGGGCCGCACCACCTCCAGAAGCTTCCCGTCCGTCCTCGCCGTCGACgcctccggcctcctcctcctccacgccGACCAAGGCCCCGCCAAGGGCCCCACCGTCATCGACCTCCCCAGCCGCCGCGAGTTCTTATGGCTCCCGACCGTCGCGGGCTACTTCCTCCTCGACGCCAAATCCGCCTCCGCGCTCCCGCTCCCCAACCCCGAGGACGTCATGCACCCGGGCCACCTCGGCCTCATCGCCTCCCCCGCCGACGCCGGCCACTACATGGTCGCTGAGCTCCAGATGATCCTCGGCGGCGACCGTGCCGacctcctctgcttctcctccgAAGCCGGGGAATGGGTCACCAAGGACGTCCGCTACCCGCTTCCATCCCGCCCCTTGAGCCCCAACGGCGTGGTCTCGCACTCCGGGAGGCTCTGGTGGGTCGACCTCTCCTGGTGCCTCCTCACGTGCGACCCCTTCGCCGACGCGCCGGCGCTCAGGGTCGTCCCGCTTCCGGAGGGCAAGGCGCTCAAGTCCAAGGAAGCTTGGGGACTGCTCGACAAGTACCGCTGCGTGGCTGTCAGCGGCGCCAAGCTGCGGTTCGTGGACATGTACAGGAACCTTAACAGCGGCGGCTCTGTTCAGATCAGCGTCTGGACGCTCGCTGATCCGGACTCCACGGAGTGGACGCTGGAGTCTGAGGCCACCTTTGCGGAGATCTGGGACGACGCGAGCTACAAGGCGACTGGCCTGCCAAGGAAGATCCCCGTGCTTGCGCTCATCCATCCTACGAACCCCGACGTGGTCTACTTCTTTCTGGACGAGCACCTGTTCGGCGTGGACGTGCGTGCTCGCAAGGTTATGGAGTGTGAGGTCTACGAGCTGGTTCAGCCACCTAGGGAACACGTCACCACCCGTTTCGTTCACGCTTGGCAGCTGCCACAAGCTCTCTGCTCAG GTTCTGCAAAGGAGACTGAAGATGGCGTGAAAGAAGAGCTGCAGCAACTCCAGCTGTGA